The proteins below are encoded in one region of Arthrobacter sp. CJ23:
- a CDS encoding carbohydrate ABC transporter permease, producing MVNQTPTKTGRAKPSTRATSPGKSRAMSGTGGKTAALFLTPFFAVFALAMVAPVIYSIVLSFFAQQKSGLGFGEAKTSFVGLENYLQVLQSESFVGGIGRLIMYCALYIPCMVGGALVFALLLDAAVARARKLFQLLVFLPHAVPGVIAALIWAYLYTPGVSPIVSVLESGGISLNFLDAHLILPSIVNIAVWEWTGYNVIVLFTALQAVPREILEAARVDGAGEIRAAISIKLPLILPAISVIMLFTVIGTLQLFTEPSILAKATASVTSTWVPNMWAYDAAFNRHNLNQAAAASIIIALLAAALSWAVTRFSSRMNKA from the coding sequence ATGGTCAACCAGACCCCAACAAAGACCGGACGCGCCAAGCCGTCCACCCGCGCTACATCACCGGGCAAGTCACGCGCCATGTCAGGAACCGGCGGGAAAACCGCCGCATTGTTCCTGACCCCCTTCTTCGCAGTCTTCGCACTCGCGATGGTGGCGCCCGTCATCTACTCGATCGTGCTGAGCTTCTTCGCCCAGCAGAAGTCCGGATTGGGCTTCGGCGAGGCCAAGACCTCGTTCGTCGGACTTGAAAACTATCTTCAGGTCCTCCAATCGGAGAGCTTCGTGGGCGGCATCGGACGCCTCATCATGTACTGCGCTCTGTACATCCCCTGCATGGTGGGCGGCGCCTTGGTCTTCGCACTCCTGCTGGATGCCGCCGTTGCCCGTGCCCGGAAACTGTTCCAGCTCCTCGTCTTTCTACCCCACGCCGTTCCCGGCGTCATCGCCGCTTTGATCTGGGCGTACCTCTACACGCCGGGCGTCAGCCCGATCGTCTCGGTCCTGGAATCCGGCGGGATCTCCCTGAACTTCCTGGATGCGCATCTGATCCTGCCCTCCATCGTCAACATCGCCGTGTGGGAGTGGACCGGCTACAACGTGATCGTCCTGTTCACCGCGCTACAGGCGGTTCCGCGGGAAATCCTGGAAGCCGCCCGCGTGGACGGCGCCGGGGAAATCCGTGCAGCCATCAGCATCAAACTGCCCTTGATCCTGCCCGCGATCAGCGTCATCATGCTCTTCACCGTGATCGGCACCCTCCAGCTCTTCACCGAACCGTCCATCCTTGCCAAAGCCACGGCATCGGTCACCAGCACATGGGTTCCGAACATGTGGGCCTACGATGCCGCCTTCAACCGGCACAACCTCAACCAGGCCGCAGCCGCGTCCATCATCATCGCCCTTCTGGCCGCCGCACTGTCCTGGGCCGTCACCCGCTTCAGCTCAAGGATGAACAAAGCATGA
- a CDS encoding hydroxyacid dehydrogenase, which translates to MSQALNVALAMPAHTARAVFPARSLDSLEPVLNLLSREPIQDFHSSEGRALLAETDILITGWGCPLIDDAVLDAAPRLRYILHAAGSIKHHVGDACWERGLQVSTAADANAIPVAEYTVAMIILANKRVLQIALALHTTRAEVIPEQLFPDMGNYRKRVGIIGASKIGRHVIQLLEPYELDVVVADPYLSPEDAAALGAHLVSLEKLVESSDVVSLHAPSLPSTRNLINAELIGRLRAGSTFINTARGELVDQAALLARLERHELFAVLDVTTPWVLPADSGFYSNPNVLLTPHLAGSLGSELERLAATTVAEAHRVARGEPLLFPVQAEDLAFTA; encoded by the coding sequence ATGAGCCAAGCACTCAACGTTGCCCTCGCCATGCCGGCCCACACCGCACGCGCCGTATTCCCGGCACGCAGCCTCGATTCCCTTGAGCCTGTGCTGAACCTCCTGAGCCGCGAACCCATCCAGGACTTTCACTCGTCCGAAGGCAGGGCGCTACTCGCCGAAACCGACATCCTCATCACAGGCTGGGGTTGCCCACTGATCGACGACGCTGTCCTGGACGCTGCCCCACGGCTGCGCTACATCCTGCACGCCGCCGGCAGCATCAAGCACCATGTCGGGGACGCTTGCTGGGAACGTGGCCTCCAGGTCAGCACCGCCGCGGACGCCAACGCCATCCCCGTCGCCGAATACACCGTGGCCATGATTATCCTGGCCAACAAGAGGGTGTTGCAGATCGCCCTGGCCCTGCACACCACACGCGCCGAGGTCATCCCCGAACAGCTCTTCCCGGACATGGGCAACTACCGCAAACGCGTGGGCATCATCGGCGCATCCAAGATCGGCAGGCACGTCATCCAGCTGCTCGAGCCGTATGAGCTCGACGTCGTGGTGGCCGACCCGTACTTGAGCCCGGAGGATGCCGCAGCCCTCGGCGCCCACTTGGTGAGCCTGGAGAAACTCGTGGAAAGCAGCGACGTGGTGTCTCTGCATGCGCCGTCGCTTCCCTCCACCCGGAACCTGATCAATGCAGAGCTGATTGGGCGCCTCCGGGCCGGGTCCACGTTCATCAACACCGCCCGCGGAGAGTTGGTTGACCAGGCTGCACTCCTTGCGCGCCTGGAACGGCACGAGCTGTTTGCCGTCCTGGACGTCACCACACCCTGGGTCCTGCCCGCAGATTCGGGCTTCTACTCCAACCCGAACGTCCTGCTGACTCCGCATCTTGCCGGTTCCCTCGGCAGTGAGCTGGAGCGGCTGGCCGCCACCACCGTGGCCGAAGCACACCGCGTTGCCCGCGGCGAACCGCTGCTCTTCCCCGTCCAGGCGGAGGACCTGGCCTTCACCGCATAG
- a CDS encoding carbohydrate ABC transporter permease has translation MSTGMISRPHTNLPASPVKRRRSSPGGGFASAFTVNALLILGCAYMVLPVLWLFFASTKNAADLYSTGAYAFGQPAFFENVVAVITQDGGVFFRWMANSLFYAAFGAVFGGLISVMAGYAFDKFNFRGKDSFFGIVLVGVLIPNTATVLPMYLLASVVGITNTIWAILIPVLCNPFGVYLARVYSAAYVPAETLEAARVDGAGPIRSFFSLGLPMMLPGFITIALFQFVGVWNNFMLPLVMLQDQQLLPVSVGISIWQGYAIPQPEFVPMVITGSLLSIIPLLLAFIMLQRFWKSGLTAGSVK, from the coding sequence ATGAGCACCGGCATGATTTCCCGCCCGCACACCAATCTCCCGGCCAGCCCCGTCAAGCGCCGTCGTTCCAGCCCCGGCGGCGGCTTCGCCAGCGCCTTCACGGTGAATGCCCTGCTGATTCTTGGCTGCGCATACATGGTCCTTCCGGTGCTGTGGCTCTTCTTCGCGTCCACCAAGAATGCGGCCGATCTCTACTCCACCGGCGCGTACGCCTTCGGACAGCCGGCGTTCTTCGAAAACGTCGTGGCAGTCATCACCCAGGACGGCGGCGTCTTCTTCCGCTGGATGGCCAACTCGCTGTTCTACGCCGCGTTCGGGGCCGTCTTCGGCGGACTCATCTCCGTCATGGCCGGCTACGCCTTCGACAAGTTCAATTTCCGCGGCAAGGATTCGTTCTTCGGGATTGTGCTTGTGGGCGTACTGATTCCCAACACCGCAACGGTGCTGCCGATGTATCTTCTGGCCTCAGTAGTGGGCATCACCAACACGATCTGGGCCATCCTCATCCCGGTTCTGTGCAACCCCTTCGGCGTGTACCTGGCCAGGGTCTACAGCGCAGCGTACGTACCCGCCGAAACCCTGGAGGCCGCGCGGGTGGACGGCGCCGGACCCATCCGCTCCTTCTTTTCGCTGGGCCTTCCCATGATGCTGCCCGGATTCATCACCATCGCCCTGTTCCAGTTCGTGGGCGTGTGGAACAACTTCATGCTTCCCTTGGTCATGCTCCAGGACCAGCAGCTCCTGCCGGTCAGCGTGGGTATCTCCATCTGGCAGGGCTACGCCATTCCACAACCCGAGTTCGTCCCGATGGTCATTACCGGCTCGCTGCTGTCCATCATCCCCCTGCTGCTGGCTTTCATCATGCTCCAGAGGTTCTGGAAGTCCGGCCTGACGGCGGGGAGTGTCAAATGA
- a CDS encoding polysaccharide lyase 8 family protein has product MATFSRRSLLIAGSAAAALLGALQFTPQKAAAADGSFTLARQAWQAALVGSGYDPEDAAIAARLRALATTAVKWQTSMATGTSRTTLWTDLPLGTKSANLTSTARRLRDMAIGWAAIGSPTYGNDQLRAAIIDGLGWFTSNAYTATTKAYDNWYEWMVSTPQALNDTAVLMFDQLTAAQIGSCVAAQARQVPQMPTTGTQAAAANLALIADGFSGRGVLSDDMPTVTAALESVASLLSYAEPIGGTVGLLNGGNVGAINGGPNEVAFFSHDGFYPDGSFIQHGQFPYVGGYGASFLSSLVATIIRTAALGTALDTSIVYNWIHDAFEPFLWNGLVMDTVRGRNVAFSPAGDHDSGHGILAACLPLLRGATGATRERLAAMLKQELGSDTADDLTASFSLASLTAARALLADGATPARGPLVKTQVFGAMDRVIHRTETFAAALAMNSLRISNYETGNNENLAAWYTADGALYLYTDDLAQFDNGYWFTVDPYRIPGTTVDRVERTRATVPWRAEYHNPDYWAGGVAATTWGAAGLRLTAQPPSSLTCRKSWFFFGDEILCLGDGISTAPGRTAETILENRRATSAAAATITIDGKAVAAVDGSTDIVQGAGWAHLDGVAGYVFPTPAVLNAQRQTRSGKLSDISPNKTSAVMSNTFSTLWLDHTKSATDTYSYIVLPNATVDSTKQYAAQSPIRVLSQTGATHSARHEPSGRWAATFFAAGSVSFVTAAQACAVGIEEQDAEMIVTVSDPTQTSTSVVIDLDIESGDVLSADPGITTTRVNGKTRISADVADAVGASRTVRIRYALTPENVSDRLREMNKSGALAKEPYKRLEDQLKSFQKSLLKSQTAQENLAGLRTTLVELTSQIDPTEFRQIDDLVSRLTARVS; this is encoded by the coding sequence ATGGCGACGTTTAGCCGGAGGTCCTTGTTGATCGCCGGTTCGGCGGCCGCGGCCTTGCTTGGGGCGCTTCAGTTCACGCCGCAGAAGGCTGCCGCTGCCGATGGTTCCTTCACCCTGGCGAGGCAGGCGTGGCAAGCGGCACTCGTCGGTTCGGGTTACGACCCCGAGGACGCGGCCATTGCAGCCCGCCTTCGCGCGTTGGCCACAACCGCGGTCAAATGGCAGACCTCCATGGCCACCGGCACTTCGCGAACCACCCTATGGACGGACCTCCCCTTGGGGACCAAGTCCGCCAACCTCACCTCCACAGCCCGGCGGCTCCGCGACATGGCGATTGGTTGGGCGGCTATTGGGTCCCCTACCTATGGGAACGATCAACTGCGTGCAGCCATCATCGACGGTCTTGGCTGGTTCACTTCAAACGCCTACACGGCCACCACCAAGGCATACGACAACTGGTACGAGTGGATGGTCTCCACACCACAGGCGTTGAACGACACTGCAGTGCTCATGTTTGACCAGTTGACGGCGGCGCAGATCGGCTCCTGCGTAGCTGCCCAAGCACGGCAAGTCCCACAGATGCCGACCACCGGTACGCAGGCAGCGGCAGCAAACCTGGCCCTCATCGCCGACGGATTCAGTGGCCGTGGGGTGCTCTCCGATGACATGCCCACCGTCACTGCAGCCTTGGAGAGCGTCGCTTCCCTCCTCTCCTACGCCGAGCCGATTGGCGGCACCGTCGGGCTGCTCAACGGAGGCAATGTGGGGGCCATCAACGGCGGCCCCAATGAGGTTGCCTTCTTTAGCCACGACGGCTTCTACCCTGACGGATCCTTCATTCAGCACGGCCAGTTCCCCTACGTTGGGGGCTATGGTGCAAGCTTCCTCAGCTCGTTGGTCGCCACCATCATCCGGACCGCAGCGCTGGGAACAGCATTGGATACATCCATCGTTTACAACTGGATCCACGATGCTTTCGAACCCTTCCTCTGGAACGGGCTCGTCATGGACACCGTCCGCGGACGCAACGTCGCCTTCTCACCAGCGGGCGACCACGACAGCGGACACGGAATCCTCGCCGCTTGCCTGCCACTGCTGAGGGGTGCCACCGGCGCAACCAGGGAACGCTTGGCCGCGATGTTGAAGCAGGAGCTCGGCTCGGACACGGCCGACGATCTCACAGCGTCATTCTCACTGGCATCCCTGACGGCCGCACGTGCTCTCCTTGCCGATGGCGCCACTCCGGCCCGCGGCCCGCTGGTCAAGACGCAGGTCTTCGGCGCCATGGACCGCGTGATACATCGGACGGAGACATTCGCCGCCGCCCTGGCCATGAACTCGCTGCGTATCTCCAACTACGAAACGGGCAACAACGAGAATCTCGCTGCGTGGTACACAGCCGACGGCGCTCTGTATCTTTACACCGACGACCTTGCCCAGTTCGACAATGGGTACTGGTTTACGGTGGATCCCTACCGCATCCCTGGAACCACCGTGGACCGTGTGGAAAGAACGCGTGCCACTGTTCCGTGGCGGGCGGAATACCACAACCCGGATTATTGGGCAGGTGGCGTTGCGGCCACCACGTGGGGAGCCGCCGGTTTGCGCCTCACGGCCCAGCCGCCGTCGTCCTTGACGTGCCGGAAATCATGGTTCTTCTTTGGAGATGAGATCCTGTGCCTCGGCGACGGCATCAGCACCGCTCCCGGCCGCACCGCCGAGACGATTCTGGAGAACCGCCGAGCCACCTCTGCGGCCGCCGCGACGATCACCATTGACGGCAAGGCGGTGGCTGCGGTGGACGGATCAACCGATATCGTTCAAGGCGCCGGCTGGGCCCACCTGGATGGCGTCGCAGGCTACGTCTTCCCCACCCCTGCTGTGTTGAACGCCCAACGCCAGACACGAAGCGGAAAGCTGAGCGACATCAGCCCGAACAAGACGTCAGCCGTCATGAGCAACACGTTCTCCACTCTCTGGCTGGACCACACGAAGTCGGCCACTGACACGTACAGCTACATCGTTCTGCCAAACGCCACCGTTGACTCGACCAAACAGTACGCAGCGCAGTCGCCCATCCGCGTCCTGTCCCAAACCGGGGCCACTCATTCGGCGCGCCACGAACCGTCCGGCCGGTGGGCTGCAACGTTCTTTGCCGCGGGCTCGGTCTCCTTCGTCACGGCAGCTCAAGCATGTGCTGTCGGGATCGAAGAGCAGGATGCCGAAATGATCGTCACGGTGAGCGATCCCACCCAAACCTCCACGAGCGTGGTCATCGATCTCGATATCGAATCGGGCGATGTCCTGTCAGCCGACCCGGGCATCACCACCACCCGGGTGAATGGCAAGACGCGGATCAGCGCAGACGTAGCCGATGCCGTCGGTGCAAGTCGAACTGTGAGGATCCGCTATGCGCTGACACCGGAGAACGTCTCAGATCGGCTCAGGGAGATGAATAAGTCAGGGGCACTGGCAAAAGAGCCTTACAAGCGCCTCGAAGACCAGCTCAAGTCATTCCAGAAGTCCCTCCTCAAGAGTCAGACTGCACAGGAGAACCTGGCAGGACTCCGAACCACACTTGTCGAGCTCACCTCCCAAATTGACCCGACAGAGTTCCGCCAGATCGACGACCTCGTCTCCAGGCTGACAGCGAGGGTGAGCTAA
- a CDS encoding DUF2264 domain-containing protein: MTDFAMPPLDYTLSPITGWTREHWVAFADQQLLAARAHFSPRKALIPLAGRPSSSGVLSDGMEGFARTFMLAAFRVAGEQGHDPHGHLEVYREGLLEGTRPGSPEAWLPIVDRSQPIVEAASVVLALQLTKPWLWDTLSASDQARVADWLQGSSGSTCVDNNWVLFQVLIAEFLAGAGYGHNAAQIEDGLERLEDWYAGGGWYRDGDNGGTGDFFDYYCGWALHLYPVLWSTFAAGRHPQADARGRKYTARLSEFLKDHALFFGGNGAPVFHGRSLIYRYAAVAPLFLGAANECSPLTPGQTRRMASGAAKYFLDGGAYPDGLPALGWFGPFEPMTQSYSGPASPYWTSKAFVGLLLPATHPVWTAVEEPAPTEVEDRLQLSEAPNFLLHSTAGDGVARLLNHGSDKYYGPGADDPQYRRLAYSSHTAPLFTSDPVDNHFAVLDAAGTPSRRSRINRLAAGERQAASFHRPVWDDAEDQQDSPWRVASGTAASGGYELRVHVVESPAGPAAAGPAAVREGGYALAGDRPIAAGGDVLSHDGLRSGIWPLAGYTGSGTVQLQGVSPLGEHAACGYVEGALSGPRSLFASLVYLGGSALSLLPAGVELHDDGTRVSASVTLVAAGAAPVRLELAFEF, encoded by the coding sequence GTGACCGATTTCGCTATGCCGCCGCTCGACTACACGCTCAGCCCCATCACCGGCTGGACGCGGGAACACTGGGTGGCCTTCGCCGACCAGCAGCTGCTTGCCGCCCGGGCGCACTTTTCCCCGCGGAAGGCGCTGATTCCGCTCGCCGGCCGGCCGTCGTCGTCGGGGGTCCTGTCCGACGGCATGGAGGGCTTCGCCCGGACCTTCATGCTGGCTGCCTTCCGCGTGGCCGGAGAGCAGGGGCACGATCCCCACGGGCACCTCGAGGTGTACCGGGAGGGCCTGCTGGAAGGCACCCGGCCGGGCAGCCCCGAAGCCTGGCTCCCCATTGTGGACCGCTCGCAGCCGATCGTGGAGGCCGCGTCCGTGGTGCTGGCGCTGCAGCTGACCAAGCCGTGGCTGTGGGACACGCTGTCCGCCAGCGATCAGGCGCGCGTGGCCGACTGGCTCCAGGGCTCATCGGGCAGCACGTGCGTGGACAACAACTGGGTGCTGTTCCAGGTCCTGATCGCGGAATTCCTGGCGGGTGCCGGGTACGGGCACAACGCCGCCCAGATCGAGGACGGCTTGGAGCGCCTGGAGGACTGGTACGCCGGCGGCGGCTGGTACCGCGACGGCGACAACGGCGGCACCGGCGACTTCTTCGACTACTACTGCGGCTGGGCCCTTCATCTATACCCGGTCCTGTGGTCCACGTTCGCGGCGGGGCGGCACCCCCAGGCCGATGCCCGGGGCCGGAAGTACACGGCCCGGCTGTCCGAGTTCCTCAAGGACCACGCCCTGTTCTTCGGCGGCAACGGCGCCCCCGTCTTCCACGGCCGCTCGCTCATCTACCGCTATGCCGCCGTCGCGCCCTTGTTCCTGGGGGCAGCCAACGAGTGCAGCCCCCTCACGCCCGGCCAGACGCGAAGGATGGCCAGCGGCGCCGCCAAGTACTTCCTGGACGGCGGGGCGTATCCGGACGGCCTGCCGGCGTTGGGCTGGTTCGGGCCATTCGAGCCCATGACCCAGAGCTACTCGGGGCCCGCGTCGCCGTACTGGACCTCGAAGGCGTTTGTCGGGCTGCTGCTGCCGGCCACACACCCTGTCTGGACCGCCGTCGAAGAGCCCGCACCTACCGAGGTGGAGGACCGTCTGCAGCTCAGCGAAGCCCCGAACTTCCTACTCCACTCCACCGCCGGCGACGGCGTGGCCCGGCTACTCAACCATGGCAGCGACAAGTACTACGGGCCCGGTGCCGACGATCCCCAGTACCGCAGGCTCGCGTACTCCAGCCACACGGCACCCTTGTTCACCTCGGACCCGGTGGACAACCACTTCGCCGTGCTGGATGCGGCCGGGACGCCCAGCCGCCGCTCCCGGATCAACCGGCTGGCGGCCGGGGAGCGCCAGGCGGCGAGCTTCCACCGCCCGGTGTGGGACGACGCCGAGGACCAGCAGGATTCCCCGTGGCGGGTGGCCTCCGGGACGGCGGCGTCCGGGGGATATGAGCTGCGGGTGCACGTGGTGGAGTCGCCTGCTGGCCCCGCCGCCGCCGGCCCGGCCGCGGTGCGTGAAGGCGGCTATGCGCTGGCGGGGGACCGGCCGATTGCGGCGGGCGGGGACGTCCTCTCGCACGACGGCCTCCGCTCCGGAATCTGGCCGCTGGCCGGCTACACCGGGAGCGGAACCGTGCAGCTGCAGGGCGTCTCGCCGCTCGGCGAACATGCTGCCTGCGGCTACGTGGAGGGCGCCCTTTCCGGGCCGCGGAGCCTCTTCGCCTCCCTTGTGTACCTCGGCGGCAGCGCGCTGTCCCTGCTTCCCGCCGGCGTCGAACTGCACGACGACGGCACCCGGGTGAGTGCCTCGGTGACGCTGGTTGCTGCCGGGGCTGCGCCGGTCCGGCTGGAGCTGGCTTTCGAGTTCTAG
- a CDS encoding substrate-binding domain-containing protein yields MMLSEDRHELILRELTLRGSLNVTEFAAKMGISGMTVRRDLAVLDAGGLLHRVHGGAIATAPLSGMNGGSSRAAFAPHGESVSTAAQGADRTGSRLPLATIGMVVPSSAYYFPGIIRGAEAAAKESGVRLVLGVSSYSEVEERRQIQRLLQNGVDGLLVTPSEESLAGTATLALLAQAAVPVVVVERSIEDALDDGQLESVRSDHARGAEIAVNHLLAQGHRNIALCILEGSPTASRLREGYRRALQRAGLPHDDTMVRTISRARNDPQPHEQTVEGILDWCLEAGVSAAIVHNDEDALRFASACQERLIQVPENMAIIAYDDEIASLGTVPLSAVAPPKFDVGHQALVMCLNRIGAHRGGTAALQRVNLSPTLVIRDSSSTSLR; encoded by the coding sequence ATGATGCTGTCCGAAGATCGCCATGAACTCATCCTGCGTGAGCTGACTCTCCGTGGGTCCCTCAACGTCACAGAGTTTGCCGCCAAGATGGGCATCTCGGGAATGACCGTACGGCGCGACCTGGCCGTACTCGACGCCGGGGGGCTGCTGCACAGGGTTCACGGAGGAGCGATCGCCACGGCACCGCTCTCCGGGATGAACGGAGGCAGCAGCCGGGCCGCATTCGCGCCGCATGGCGAGTCCGTCTCGACAGCCGCCCAGGGCGCCGACCGGACCGGGTCCAGGCTCCCTCTGGCCACAATCGGCATGGTGGTTCCCTCGTCCGCGTACTACTTCCCTGGGATCATCCGAGGGGCGGAAGCGGCGGCGAAAGAGTCCGGCGTGCGCTTGGTGCTGGGTGTGTCCAGTTACTCCGAGGTGGAAGAGCGACGTCAGATCCAGCGCCTGCTCCAAAACGGCGTGGATGGCCTGCTTGTCACCCCGAGTGAGGAATCGCTCGCCGGCACGGCCACGCTGGCGCTTCTGGCCCAAGCGGCAGTGCCAGTGGTCGTCGTCGAACGTTCCATCGAGGACGCTCTCGACGACGGCCAGTTGGAGTCCGTTCGCAGTGATCACGCGCGGGGGGCTGAAATAGCCGTCAACCACCTTCTTGCCCAGGGGCACCGCAACATCGCACTGTGCATCCTCGAGGGCAGCCCTACCGCATCGCGCCTGAGAGAGGGATACCGCAGGGCGCTGCAGCGCGCAGGGCTTCCCCACGATGACACTATGGTGCGCACGATCTCGCGGGCGCGCAACGATCCCCAGCCACACGAACAAACGGTGGAAGGTATCCTCGACTGGTGTCTCGAAGCGGGTGTAAGCGCGGCCATCGTGCACAACGACGAGGACGCGCTGCGATTCGCCAGCGCCTGCCAGGAACGGCTAATCCAGGTCCCGGAAAATATGGCGATAATTGCCTACGACGATGAGATTGCCTCACTCGGCACGGTTCCCTTGAGCGCTGTGGCGCCCCCCAAATTTGACGTAGGGCACCAGGCACTGGTGATGTGCCTCAACCGCATTGGGGCGCACCGCGGGGGCACGGCGGCCCTTCAGAGGGTCAACCTCTCACCAACGCTCGTCATTCGGGATTCCAGCAGCACCAGCCTAAGATGA
- a CDS encoding sugar ABC transporter substrate-binding protein, with amino-acid sequence MKRRQLLLGAASLMASAALITACGTGPTPSAASTPTEDPSGTITFWSSLAGMDKVAAAFNASQSKIKVNFETVPNGANGGYAKLSTAITAGNGPDVATIEYPQLAQFASNGQLQPLDGLIDKAATVDKLSEQVRSLVQFGDKTYALPYDAAPMIMWYRKDMLAKAGVETPKTWQEFEEAGKKLKAVAPDAYLASFNPNEPTLTASLSWQAGARWFGTEGDSWKVGVNDAATQKVATYWQKLIDQKVVKVQQAFSDEWSADLASGAVVGVLGANWSATGIQKRTEASGQKGQWIAAEVPNWGTSADAFYGGSSFNITKSSKNPAAAAKFIEYLGTNQDAIKARGNTGSAYLAFPGLTPVAQKAYDASYFGNDIYAVFDKAYGTISKGWQWGPNWDITNTALKDAYGKLTTGGTVKEAVETAQKSTVAGLKQNGLSVKE; translated from the coding sequence ATGAAGCGTCGCCAACTTCTACTGGGCGCAGCCAGCCTTATGGCCAGCGCTGCCCTCATCACCGCCTGCGGGACCGGCCCCACCCCGTCCGCAGCCTCGACCCCCACTGAAGACCCCAGCGGTACCATCACGTTCTGGTCCTCCCTGGCTGGAATGGACAAGGTAGCCGCTGCGTTCAACGCCAGCCAGAGCAAGATCAAGGTCAACTTTGAGACCGTCCCGAACGGTGCCAACGGCGGCTATGCCAAGCTGTCCACGGCCATCACTGCAGGCAACGGTCCGGACGTAGCCACGATCGAGTATCCGCAGCTGGCGCAGTTTGCCAGCAACGGTCAGCTCCAGCCGCTGGACGGGCTGATCGACAAGGCAGCCACCGTGGACAAGTTGTCCGAGCAGGTCCGTTCCCTGGTCCAGTTTGGCGACAAGACTTACGCACTGCCCTACGATGCCGCTCCGATGATCATGTGGTACCGCAAGGACATGCTGGCCAAGGCCGGCGTCGAAACGCCCAAGACCTGGCAGGAATTCGAGGAAGCAGGGAAGAAGCTCAAGGCTGTTGCCCCGGACGCCTATCTGGCGAGCTTCAACCCGAATGAGCCGACCCTGACCGCATCACTGTCCTGGCAGGCCGGCGCCAGGTGGTTCGGCACCGAAGGCGACAGCTGGAAGGTCGGCGTCAACGACGCCGCGACGCAAAAGGTCGCCACCTACTGGCAGAAGCTGATCGATCAGAAGGTCGTCAAGGTCCAGCAGGCCTTCAGCGACGAATGGTCAGCAGATCTGGCGAGCGGCGCCGTCGTCGGCGTCCTCGGCGCCAACTGGAGCGCCACAGGCATCCAGAAGCGCACCGAGGCCAGTGGCCAGAAGGGCCAATGGATCGCCGCCGAAGTACCGAACTGGGGTACGTCAGCGGATGCGTTTTACGGCGGATCCAGCTTCAACATCACCAAGAGCAGCAAAAACCCGGCCGCGGCAGCAAAGTTCATCGAGTACCTGGGCACCAACCAGGACGCCATCAAGGCCCGCGGCAACACCGGCTCCGCCTACCTGGCCTTCCCGGGTTTGACCCCTGTGGCCCAGAAGGCCTATGACGCGAGCTACTTCGGCAACGACATCTACGCCGTCTTCGACAAGGCCTACGGCACGATCAGCAAGGGCTGGCAGTGGGGACCCAACTGGGACATCACCAACACTGCCCTCAAGGACGCCTACGGCAAATTGACCACCGGCGGCACGGTCAAGGAAGCCGTTGAAACGGCCCAGAAATCCACAGTGGCCGGACTCAAGCAGAATGGCCTCTCCGTCAAGGAGTAG
- a CDS encoding GGDEF domain-containing protein, whose product MALAARELSLLKPNGSQAHRPLRLVAAVLVAYFLCRGIVYALDGPQGPEFRTYFSPAVTCLFLIVLLITVSFSMTELSNEQLIKALRERATRDGLTGLLNREAFTELADQECRRLEAAGSVSTVILADLDHFKAVNDTHGHSAGDAAIQAFASACVDSVRRTDLVGRYGGEEFIILLAGADQDRAATITAEISRTLAASNPPEGMAFPTVSYGIASSANTGAGLAHMIATADAALYEAKALGRNRAVAVNPR is encoded by the coding sequence ATGGCCCTTGCGGCCCGGGAACTATCGCTGTTGAAGCCCAACGGTTCGCAAGCCCACCGGCCGCTCCGGTTAGTCGCCGCAGTCTTGGTTGCCTACTTCCTGTGCCGGGGAATCGTCTACGCTCTGGACGGCCCCCAGGGTCCGGAGTTCCGCACCTACTTCAGCCCGGCGGTGACCTGCCTGTTCCTCATAGTCCTTCTGATTACAGTGTCTTTCAGCATGACGGAGCTGAGTAACGAGCAACTCATCAAGGCCCTCAGGGAACGGGCCACCCGGGACGGTCTGACTGGGCTTCTGAACCGTGAAGCGTTCACGGAATTGGCGGACCAGGAATGCCGCAGGCTCGAGGCCGCAGGGTCCGTTTCCACGGTGATCCTGGCTGACTTGGACCACTTCAAGGCTGTGAATGACACGCACGGCCATTCGGCCGGGGACGCGGCGATCCAGGCGTTTGCCTCTGCCTGCGTGGATTCCGTCCGTCGCACGGACCTGGTGGGGCGGTACGGGGGTGAGGAATTCATCATCCTGCTGGCGGGCGCCGATCAAGATCGGGCCGCCACCATCACGGCGGAGATCAGCCGCACTCTGGCTGCGTCGAACCCGCCTGAGGGTATGGCCTTTCCCACGGTGAGCTATGGCATAGCCTCCAGCGCAAACACCGGCGCCGGGCTCGCGCACATGATCGCGACCGCCGACGCCGCTCTCTATGAGGCCAAGGCCTTGGGGAGAAACCGCGCGGTAGCGGTCAATCCACGGTGA